In one window of Microbacterium natoriense DNA:
- a CDS encoding NAD(P)-dependent oxidoreductase, translating into MQCIEVCGIGVMGRSIAERLIEVGHRVVLRSSGHSLDNESELLASGAVRPNGPADILILCLPDGTAVLDVLKSVQHAPALVIDCSSTSPAEAREAGKEVGLSGGRYVDCPVSGASALSRRGGLTAYVGADAHDPILAQIRALDLFRTIIACGPVGQGMALKLVNQAVHMVNLCALVDGAALAGALGLDPVLTMRGLAAGSAASTMLERFGDAIFLGADKAQFSAALARKDLDNVLESWALVPGTDGSLTMVAEAQAVVAGAIQRLGTDIDVSAIGRRGCE; encoded by the coding sequence TTGCAGTGCATTGAGGTCTGCGGGATCGGGGTGATGGGACGGTCGATCGCGGAGCGTTTGATTGAAGTCGGACATCGCGTCGTGCTCCGATCGAGCGGACATTCGCTTGACAACGAGAGCGAGCTCCTCGCCAGCGGCGCGGTGAGGCCCAATGGCCCCGCGGACATCTTGATACTTTGCTTGCCAGATGGAACCGCCGTTCTCGACGTCCTGAAGTCCGTGCAGCATGCCCCCGCGTTGGTAATTGACTGCAGTTCTACCAGTCCGGCGGAGGCGCGGGAGGCTGGAAAAGAAGTAGGACTGAGTGGGGGGCGCTATGTTGATTGTCCCGTATCCGGAGCCAGTGCTCTCTCGAGACGCGGCGGCTTGACGGCCTACGTCGGTGCCGACGCGCACGATCCGATCCTCGCTCAGATTCGTGCGCTTGATCTTTTTCGCACGATCATCGCTTGTGGCCCTGTCGGACAGGGAATGGCACTGAAGCTGGTTAACCAGGCAGTCCACATGGTGAACCTCTGCGCCCTAGTGGACGGGGCAGCGCTGGCCGGAGCTCTGGGTTTGGACCCGGTGCTGACGATGCGTGGGCTTGCCGCCGGCTCCGCAGCCTCAACCATGCTGGAGAGGTTCGGTGACGCAATCTTCCTGGGTGCAGACAAAGCGCAATTCTCCGCCGCGCTTGCGCGAAAAGACCTCGACAACGTCCTCGAATCGTGGGCGCTTGTGCCTGGCACCGATGGTTCACTGACGATGGTGGCCGAAGCCCAGGCCGTCGTTGCTGGCGCGATACAACGGCTGGGGACTGACATCGACGTGAGCGCCATCGGACGACGGGGGTGTGAGTAA
- a CDS encoding ABC transporter permease, translating to MRAKYPSPACQWWILLRVAVKQSFIYKGNILLMVAGTAALQGTQLLFIGVLLDRFGVIAGWSTPQIAFLYGLRLTAHGIASVFFGQHLVIDSVIREGDFDRFLLRPVNPLIQLLTRWFNVGAIGDLALGLGILIVAIVIAPLPWTPWLVALIVVAAIGGGLLEAGLQIGLSGLSFRLGSTRNLKISVDHTLRDFGAYPLPVFGPVGVFALTFGLPLAFIAYLPATVVLDKTAELLVPVWLAVSAPLVGPVCLCAGWWFFMRQARHYTSPGA from the coding sequence GTGCGCGCCAAATATCCAAGTCCTGCCTGCCAATGGTGGATTTTGCTCCGAGTCGCGGTCAAGCAGTCTTTCATCTACAAAGGGAATATCCTTCTGATGGTGGCGGGGACCGCGGCCCTCCAGGGAACCCAGTTGCTCTTCATCGGTGTGTTGCTGGATCGTTTTGGGGTGATCGCAGGGTGGTCTACGCCACAAATCGCGTTTCTGTATGGGCTTCGATTGACGGCTCATGGCATTGCGTCGGTATTCTTCGGTCAGCATCTGGTGATCGACTCGGTAATCCGCGAGGGTGACTTCGATCGATTCCTCCTGCGCCCAGTGAATCCGCTCATTCAATTGCTCACCCGATGGTTCAACGTTGGTGCCATCGGCGACCTGGCGCTCGGCCTTGGCATCCTCATCGTCGCGATCGTTATCGCTCCCCTTCCATGGACACCCTGGCTAGTAGCGCTGATTGTCGTGGCGGCGATTGGAGGAGGCCTACTCGAGGCCGGGCTGCAAATTGGACTCTCGGGGCTGTCCTTCCGGTTGGGGTCCACGCGCAACCTGAAGATCAGTGTCGATCACACATTGAGGGATTTCGGCGCGTACCCGCTTCCAGTCTTCGGGCCGGTCGGCGTCTTCGCATTGACCTTCGGGCTGCCGCTAGCATTCATCGCATACTTGCCTGCGACTGTTGTACTCGACAAGACGGCGGAGCTTCTGGTGCCAGTTTGGCTCGCCGTGTCCGCGCCTCTGGTTGGCCCGGTTTGCCTGTGTGCAGGATGGTGGTTCTTCATGCGGCAGGCCCGTCACTATACAAGCCCGGGTGCATAA
- a CDS encoding ABC transporter permease, which produces MLVFRAEVVVGIVSALIRIVLVMLVWQAVYGERDVVSGIERADAVGYAVLGALFAVVFQPWQFSTLQSRVRTGNIVFDIMRPVGIVTQATAAQLGTSLANLPKVIVCLVLALSIGSVPASSTWWQTIAFAVSTVFGLTIAIQCNLIVGMTAFWTTEASGAYVIYNMAAAFCSGSLIPLWFMPDGLADVLRLLPFSAQIFTPLSIWFDRSPGWNIVGELLLQIGWILLLSLIAYLVNMRAVHRTVINGG; this is translated from the coding sequence GTGCTCGTGTTCCGTGCGGAGGTGGTCGTCGGTATTGTGAGCGCTCTGATCCGTATCGTCCTCGTGATGCTCGTTTGGCAAGCAGTTTATGGGGAGCGCGACGTCGTGAGTGGCATCGAACGCGCGGACGCGGTCGGGTATGCGGTTCTCGGCGCATTGTTCGCAGTGGTGTTTCAGCCCTGGCAATTCTCGACACTCCAGAGCCGTGTGCGCACAGGTAACATCGTGTTTGACATCATGCGGCCAGTGGGCATCGTGACGCAGGCAACAGCCGCTCAACTCGGAACGAGTCTCGCGAATCTCCCGAAGGTCATAGTTTGTCTAGTGCTAGCTCTATCCATCGGTTCCGTTCCGGCGTCCAGCACATGGTGGCAGACCATCGCATTTGCCGTCAGTACGGTATTTGGCCTCACCATAGCGATCCAGTGCAACCTCATCGTCGGTATGACGGCGTTCTGGACGACGGAAGCGAGCGGCGCGTACGTGATCTACAACATGGCGGCCGCCTTTTGTTCAGGTTCACTCATCCCGCTTTGGTTTATGCCGGACGGTCTCGCTGATGTACTCCGTCTCCTTCCTTTCAGTGCGCAGATTTTTACGCCTCTGTCCATTTGGTTTGACCGATCGCCGGGATGGAACATAGTCGGTGAACTCCTTCTGCAGATCGGGTGGATCCTTCTACTTTCACTTATCGCATATCTGGTGAATATGCGTGCGGTTCACCGAACGGTGATCAACGGTGGTTGA
- a CDS encoding ABC transporter ATP-binding protein — MSIIVAENLVKEFTRPVRVNGAFSGIRNLITTKKVVNRAVDGVSLSIEPGEIVGYLGPNGAGKSTTIKMLTGVLVPTSGTVSVNGIVPWKNRSANAHTIGTVFGQRTQLWVDLPLRDSFDVLAKLYGIARSTYERTLSEFVDLLDLGSFIDRPVRMLSLGQRMRGDLVAAMLHQPPVLYLDEPTVGLDVVAKGRIRDFIRERNRTSNTTVMLTTHDIGDVEQLCRRVVIIDDGRILFDGDIDALRQAYLPHRTLRIELSREAPAHWSIDGVEHVATRSDGSATVLDLRFDPSEIATSAAIARATATLPVADLTVQEPELEEVIASIYTTRKIHDHG, encoded by the coding sequence ATGTCGATCATCGTCGCAGAGAATCTGGTCAAAGAGTTCACGCGTCCCGTCCGCGTCAACGGAGCGTTTTCGGGCATCCGGAATCTCATCACCACGAAGAAGGTGGTAAACCGCGCGGTCGACGGGGTTTCGCTCTCGATTGAGCCAGGAGAGATTGTTGGCTATCTAGGTCCTAATGGTGCCGGGAAATCCACCACAATCAAGATGCTGACGGGGGTACTTGTCCCTACGAGCGGCACTGTAAGCGTGAATGGGATCGTTCCGTGGAAGAATCGATCCGCGAACGCGCATACGATCGGGACTGTCTTCGGGCAGCGAACCCAGTTATGGGTAGACCTTCCCTTGCGGGACTCCTTCGATGTTCTCGCGAAGCTGTATGGCATCGCTCGCTCGACCTATGAGAGGACGCTCAGTGAGTTTGTCGATCTGCTCGACCTCGGGTCGTTCATCGACAGACCGGTGCGAATGCTGTCGCTCGGACAACGCATGCGGGGTGACCTAGTTGCTGCGATGCTGCATCAGCCACCGGTTCTCTACCTCGATGAGCCAACCGTCGGCCTCGACGTTGTCGCCAAAGGCCGGATACGGGACTTTATTCGAGAACGGAACCGCACGTCGAACACGACTGTCATGCTGACGACGCACGACATCGGCGACGTCGAGCAGTTGTGCCGCCGAGTCGTGATCATCGACGACGGACGCATCCTGTTCGACGGCGACATCGACGCTCTGCGACAGGCGTACCTGCCGCACCGCACTCTGCGGATTGAATTGTCACGCGAGGCACCCGCCCATTGGAGCATTGACGGAGTCGAGCACGTCGCTACCCGATCGGACGGCTCAGCAACCGTCCTGGACTTGAGGTTCGACCCGTCCGAGATAGCGACGTCCGCCGCGATAGCCCGTGCCACTGCCACCCTGCCAGTCGCCGATTTGACAGTCCAGGAACCCGAACTTGAGGAAGTCATAGCCTCGATCTATACAACCCGTAAGATTCATGATCATGGGTGA
- a CDS encoding site-specific integrase, translating to MARAPLRVGEMRTVSYTEEVFGVRARCRTRDAGGRLRPPSFAASTADAALAGLTAQVLALAMEPPWSSEDLTISDAIRLWLDDRSGDVRPQTLRGYQSTGRWLSRLVGAVPLAEAQQPARVKCMLAAVESSRGTAALDTARSALSGALGTAVEQGLLERNLVRELRRRKRTARTPSVLSLEQIFVLRALIHAQEQRSARFVGSSAFVLGWVVEVMLGSGLRINEVLALRNIDIDWRARAVSVTGTLINDSQRGLVRQESLKSREQARRIRLPDFAIRALDDARRCRSQRQEEPPHNPAIQGRVPGAWCHARNVCRTLRRIREDPVFVDQLATTGLRVEDVTPHIFRRTAATLIAMHSGDLRDAQHLLGHSDQRTTMRHYAGAPFRTVATATVLDELIGGLPYLPSDETYTLKAGT from the coding sequence ATGGCACGCGCACCTCTTCGCGTCGGCGAAATGCGGACGGTGAGCTACACGGAGGAAGTCTTCGGAGTGAGGGCCCGATGTCGCACTCGTGATGCCGGTGGACGCCTACGGCCACCCTCGTTCGCAGCCTCAACCGCTGACGCCGCCTTGGCGGGCCTCACGGCCCAAGTGCTCGCACTCGCGATGGAGCCTCCATGGAGCAGCGAGGACCTCACCATCTCCGATGCGATACGACTATGGCTTGACGATCGCTCTGGGGACGTTCGTCCCCAGACCCTGCGGGGATATCAATCCACGGGGCGGTGGTTGTCTCGGCTGGTCGGTGCCGTTCCTCTCGCTGAAGCGCAACAGCCTGCGCGGGTCAAATGCATGTTGGCGGCGGTGGAGTCGAGTCGAGGTACCGCTGCTTTGGATACGGCCCGCTCCGCGCTCAGCGGCGCCCTGGGGACAGCAGTCGAGCAGGGGCTTCTGGAGCGGAACCTGGTCCGAGAACTCCGTCGACGGAAGAGAACAGCGAGAACACCGAGCGTCCTGAGCCTTGAACAGATTTTCGTCCTGCGTGCCCTTATCCACGCGCAAGAACAGCGCTCTGCCCGATTCGTTGGATCCTCCGCGTTCGTTCTTGGCTGGGTCGTCGAGGTCATGCTCGGATCAGGTCTTCGGATCAACGAGGTGCTCGCGCTGAGGAACATCGACATCGACTGGCGGGCACGGGCCGTCAGCGTCACGGGGACGCTCATCAATGACTCCCAACGCGGACTCGTGCGTCAGGAGAGCCTCAAATCGCGCGAGCAAGCACGTCGCATCCGGCTCCCGGATTTCGCTATAAGGGCACTAGATGACGCTCGTCGATGTCGAAGTCAAAGACAAGAGGAGCCTCCGCATAACCCTGCGATACAAGGCCGCGTACCAGGCGCCTGGTGTCATGCCAGAAACGTGTGCCGCACACTGAGACGAATTCGAGAGGATCCTGTGTTCGTCGACCAACTGGCGACTACAGGTCTACGGGTGGAAGACGTGACTCCACATATCTTCCGCCGCACCGCTGCAACCTTGATCGCGATGCACTCTGGTGACCTTCGGGACGCACAACACCTTCTAGGACACTCGGATCAACGAACCACGATGCGCCACTATGCAGGTGCTCCGTTCAGAACGGTGGCGACCGCGACTGTGCTGGACGAACTGATTGGCGGATTGCCGTATCTCCCGAGCGATGAAACGTACACACTAAAGGCTGGTACTTGA
- a CDS encoding helix-turn-helix transcriptional regulator has product MHVGEPDLAQLSLVLNRYREISGMTFEQLAERSGLSRQTLLNISAGRNYGDLRTWLKLASAFEVSLDAMLSDVWNEETR; this is encoded by the coding sequence GTGCACGTCGGAGAACCGGATCTCGCCCAACTGAGTCTCGTTCTCAATCGGTACCGTGAAATCTCTGGCATGACGTTCGAGCAACTTGCCGAACGATCTGGCCTCAGTCGCCAGACACTCTTGAACATCTCGGCGGGTCGCAATTACGGAGATCTCCGCACATGGCTCAAACTGGCATCCGCATTTGAGGTTTCGCTCGACGCAATGCTCTCTGACGTCTGGAACGAGGAGACCCGGTAG
- a CDS encoding DNA adenine methylase, translating into MPESLKLRASRRYGTLSPLRYPGGKASLAGFFADLIAGLDLKQATYVEPYAGGVGAGIALLREGLINTLVINDFDPAVYAFWKTATTRTAEFIDLIVSTPLSVEEWQRQRSVYRAARSEDLLKLGFAFFYLNRTNRSGVLTGGVIGGLAQTGNYKMDARFNKTTLIERLEAIGELSNQITVTSRDGRSVIREYGTRTDVFMYIDPPYVQAGSRLYMNSFDGRDHAALADIVNGVDRAHWLMTYDVDPLIERLYAEQFQTRYELYYSAQNYIMSDELLIASPSVAQAITEKVLRAPVSA; encoded by the coding sequence ATGCCTGAGTCGCTGAAACTTCGAGCCTCGAGGCGCTACGGGACGCTCTCTCCGTTGCGATACCCGGGAGGCAAGGCTTCGCTTGCGGGGTTCTTCGCCGACTTGATTGCCGGTCTCGACCTGAAACAAGCCACATACGTGGAGCCCTACGCGGGCGGTGTCGGTGCGGGGATCGCCCTGTTGCGCGAAGGACTGATCAATACTCTCGTTATCAACGACTTCGATCCTGCGGTCTATGCGTTCTGGAAGACCGCAACCACGAGAACAGCGGAGTTCATCGACCTGATCGTCAGCACCCCCTTGAGCGTCGAGGAATGGCAACGACAGCGCTCCGTGTACCGCGCCGCACGGTCGGAAGACCTCCTGAAACTCGGGTTCGCGTTCTTCTATCTCAACCGTACAAACCGTTCTGGTGTCCTCACTGGCGGGGTCATCGGCGGTCTTGCTCAGACCGGGAACTACAAGATGGATGCACGATTCAACAAAACCACCCTGATAGAGCGCCTCGAGGCGATCGGGGAACTCTCGAACCAGATCACCGTCACCTCTCGTGACGGACGGTCCGTCATCCGTGAGTATGGCACCCGAACCGATGTCTTCATGTACATCGACCCGCCGTACGTTCAGGCCGGTTCCCGGCTCTACATGAACTCATTCGATGGGCGGGACCACGCGGCGCTCGCGGACATCGTCAACGGAGTCGACAGGGCTCATTGGCTGATGACGTACGACGTGGACCCGCTGATCGAACGGCTCTACGCAGAGCAGTTTCAGACAAGGTACGAACTCTACTACTCGGCCCAGAACTACATCATGTCCGATGAGTTGCTGATCGCTTCCCCGAGCGTTGCGCAGGCGATCACGGAGAAGGTGCTGCGGGCGCCGGTGTCAGCATGA
- a CDS encoding helix-turn-helix domain-containing protein → MSMDTASVGARIADARERAGLTQAELATETGIARTALAKIERGIRGVGALEIASIARALSARIEWFLTDPPAALVSYRLREGDDMEVATINTRLERLARDVESVQELEPSLVPTALEAQTPLRSIAEAERLAEHARQLCGLDGREPINDLIDVVGGLGLFAFSQELGADTADAGTILLSRGAVSLVNSTGSVGRRRLSLAHELGHYLLADDYTIDWRIANRSSSDETEARIDRFARAFLAPEAGLRTFWMSTRGDHSIRDAAVQTASRFRIDMSTLARRLQDLGLADQSECSEVRSAKTLQGDIVGFGLVVPHDLEGTTVPSRFGQAVLKLYRQKRLSTERALSLLQGTLNAEDLPETNRSHEDEIWDLLT, encoded by the coding sequence ATGTCAATGGATACGGCCTCGGTCGGTGCACGCATCGCAGACGCACGAGAAAGAGCAGGGCTCACTCAAGCCGAGCTCGCTACCGAGACGGGCATCGCCCGCACCGCTCTTGCGAAGATAGAACGTGGAATCCGGGGCGTCGGAGCACTCGAGATCGCTTCAATCGCTCGCGCGTTGAGCGCACGGATCGAGTGGTTTCTCACTGATCCACCTGCCGCGCTCGTCTCCTATCGGCTGCGCGAAGGCGACGATATGGAAGTTGCGACCATCAACACCAGGCTTGAACGTCTTGCTCGCGACGTAGAGAGCGTTCAGGAGCTTGAACCTTCGCTGGTCCCCACCGCTTTGGAGGCTCAAACGCCGCTTCGCAGTATCGCTGAAGCCGAGCGGCTTGCTGAGCACGCGCGCCAACTGTGTGGCCTCGATGGTCGTGAGCCGATAAACGATCTCATTGACGTTGTCGGCGGGCTGGGGCTGTTCGCCTTCTCGCAGGAGTTGGGGGCGGACACCGCCGACGCCGGGACGATCCTCCTCAGCCGCGGGGCGGTGTCGCTGGTGAACAGCACTGGATCTGTTGGTCGTCGCCGTTTGTCCCTGGCACACGAACTCGGCCACTACCTCCTTGCAGACGATTACACGATCGACTGGCGTATTGCGAACCGCTCTTCATCCGACGAGACGGAGGCGCGGATCGACCGATTCGCTCGAGCCTTCCTCGCCCCCGAAGCTGGACTCCGCACGTTCTGGATGTCCACACGCGGCGACCACAGCATTCGCGACGCAGCGGTGCAGACCGCAAGCCGATTCCGCATTGACATGTCCACCTTGGCCCGACGGTTGCAGGACCTCGGCCTCGCCGACCAATCCGAGTGCAGCGAAGTCAGGTCCGCCAAGACTCTGCAGGGCGACATCGTCGGATTCGGACTCGTCGTCCCCCACGACCTGGAGGGCACCACGGTTCCTTCTCGCTTTGGCCAGGCGGTGCTCAAGCTTTACCGCCAGAAGCGTCTGTCGACTGAGCGCGCACTGAGCCTACTCCAAGGCACGTTGAACGCCGAGGATCTTCCGGAGACTAATCGCTCCCACGAAGACGAGATCTGGGATCTGCTCACCTGA
- a CDS encoding nucleotide-binding protein has protein sequence MPTPEVYIFDDGPLSHFAEAGWLGLLGAYVGDGEALLPDTVHAELQRGVDLHGHLRSVLDASWLRVELLSTAADLSALATFTNRLVGDDPLKNLGECGVLALAKTRGGIAVIDDRFARQVAKEEGIRFTTTLDLLLKLVQGGHLSMAFASRVADELLRTEYILPIGSGGFGAWAAMHGLYDEPDLDGTDDL, from the coding sequence ATGCCCACCCCTGAGGTCTATATCTTCGATGACGGTCCCCTTAGCCATTTCGCGGAGGCGGGGTGGCTCGGACTGCTCGGCGCCTACGTCGGGGATGGCGAGGCACTATTGCCGGACACCGTTCATGCTGAACTCCAGAGAGGCGTAGACCTGCATGGACATCTGAGATCCGTACTGGATGCGTCATGGCTTCGAGTCGAGTTACTGTCAACAGCAGCTGACTTATCTGCGCTGGCAACCTTCACGAACCGGCTAGTCGGTGACGACCCGCTGAAGAACCTAGGCGAATGTGGCGTCCTCGCTTTGGCGAAGACCAGAGGTGGAATCGCCGTGATCGACGATCGCTTCGCCCGCCAGGTCGCCAAAGAAGAAGGCATCCGCTTCACGACAACCCTCGACCTTCTGCTCAAGCTCGTCCAGGGGGGACACCTGTCGATGGCCTTTGCGTCGCGTGTCGCAGACGAGCTGTTGAGAACGGAGTACATCCTCCCTATCGGCTCGGGCGGGTTTGGAGCCTGGGCCGCCATGCACGGGCTATATGACGAGCCCGATCTCGACGGGACAGACGATCTGTGA
- a CDS encoding helix-turn-helix transcriptional regulator, which produces MGESSIPQLLTTDDVAAILQVSKRTLESWRTRDEGPRFLYAGKHVWYRPVDVETWIEESIPYSLEDARERGLIPKKWRS; this is translated from the coding sequence ATGGGTGAGTCATCTATCCCGCAGTTGCTGACGACCGACGACGTGGCCGCGATCCTTCAGGTCTCAAAACGGACACTGGAGTCGTGGCGAACGCGCGACGAAGGGCCGCGCTTCCTGTATGCCGGCAAGCACGTTTGGTACCGTCCCGTCGACGTTGAGACGTGGATCGAGGAGAGCATCCCGTACTCGCTCGAGGATGCCCGCGAACGCGGACTGATTCCGAAGAAGTGGCGATCGTAA
- a CDS encoding ImmA/IrrE family metallo-endopeptidase has translation MDMGQRIAARIDALTPAATRKEFAERVGMAPDALSRALSGKRGFASIELVRIADELQADIHELITGEVSPHQVIVNARHNYDHSTSDRSVPTFADDKIVLEEICVAYAQASLPARESASDGHDVEAIRGALGPGFVRPFADRIEERLQIDVIRVNGLGTAYSGTANGRKFIAIPATGSWFRENWDLAHELAHVFGLRSEAEANAFAANLLLPEELLRSIDWSAASQEAIADFLWQTGVSTSALRIRLDALRISYADASHVLAQNTQRALRRARGWSSEFGDEITMRMEAASRRRFPLVLQEAHEIGVEEGRLGPGYLAWMRGVEPEWIIETYAPEVLDPSLDDLAAAFGLSVD, from the coding sequence ATGGATATGGGGCAGCGTATTGCAGCGCGCATCGACGCCCTCACGCCCGCAGCGACACGCAAGGAGTTTGCGGAACGCGTCGGAATGGCGCCTGATGCGCTTTCGCGTGCACTCAGCGGGAAGCGAGGCTTCGCAAGCATCGAGTTGGTCAGGATCGCAGACGAGCTACAGGCAGACATTCACGAACTGATCACCGGAGAAGTGAGTCCTCACCAAGTGATAGTGAACGCCCGCCACAACTACGATCACAGCACGTCAGATCGCAGTGTGCCTACGTTCGCCGACGACAAGATCGTGCTGGAGGAGATCTGTGTCGCGTATGCACAGGCTTCGTTGCCTGCACGCGAGAGCGCGTCCGACGGACATGATGTCGAAGCCATTCGCGGCGCGTTGGGGCCTGGTTTCGTACGTCCGTTCGCAGATCGCATCGAAGAGCGCCTCCAGATCGATGTCATCAGGGTGAACGGCCTCGGAACCGCGTACTCGGGCACGGCAAACGGTAGAAAGTTCATCGCGATACCAGCAACAGGCAGCTGGTTTCGCGAGAACTGGGACCTCGCCCATGAGTTAGCCCATGTCTTCGGCCTCCGCAGCGAAGCCGAAGCGAACGCATTCGCTGCGAACCTCCTCCTCCCCGAGGAGCTGTTGAGGTCGATCGACTGGTCCGCGGCCTCACAGGAGGCGATCGCCGACTTCTTGTGGCAGACAGGAGTCTCCACCAGCGCGCTCCGAATCCGTCTTGATGCACTCCGTATCTCCTATGCCGACGCGTCGCATGTTCTTGCGCAGAACACTCAACGAGCTCTTCGACGTGCACGCGGATGGTCTTCGGAGTTCGGTGACGAGATCACGATGCGAATGGAGGCTGCCAGTAGAAGGCGTTTCCCGCTCGTCCTGCAGGAGGCTCACGAGATCGGTGTGGAGGAGGGACGACTCGGGCCGGGCTACTTGGCATGGATGCGAGGAGTCGAGCCCGAATGGATCATCGAGACGTACGCCCCCGAGGTGCTGGACCCAAGCTTGGATGACCTCGCGGCAGCATTCGGATTGAGCGTTGACTAG